One genomic window of Mogibacterium diversum includes the following:
- a CDS encoding aspartate kinase — MIKVAKFGGSSLSDGAQFAKVKNIIEQDPSRRVVLVSAPGRRTSDDNKVTDLLYLVKAHIKYDVSYDSIFEMIEQRYMDIRSECGLSLDLDQEFEIIRSKLSKNISMDYLASRGEFLNAKLMAEYLGYQFVDSADLISFKYNGDVDMEKTEQNFKEIFDVYNKIVIPGFYGSLPNGDIKVFSRGGSDVSGAIAAASLDADVYENWTDVSGILMVDPRIVENPKSIARVTYAELRELSYMGAAVLHEDTVFPVRAKDIPLNIRNTNEPDNPGTIIRESFGEDSPEESNRFITGITGKRDFSLIKITKGNIGENLNTLRKVLNICEQHDVPISQIPSGVDSFSIITPSSKLEQCKYDVLAAIKKECGIDAEIDQGISMIAIVGRQMAYKTGISGKLFGALGVNKINIRIIEQCADEINIMIGVFNEDFEKAIRVLYESFAK; from the coding sequence ATGATTAAAGTTGCAAAGTTTGGCGGTTCATCGCTCAGTGATGGTGCGCAGTTTGCCAAAGTAAAAAATATAATTGAGCAGGACCCTAGTCGCAGAGTGGTATTGGTTTCGGCACCAGGTCGCCGCACTTCGGATGATAACAAGGTGACAGACCTTCTCTACCTAGTGAAAGCGCACATCAAGTACGATGTATCTTATGACAGTATATTTGAGATGATTGAGCAACGCTACATGGACATCCGCTCTGAATGTGGCCTATCACTCGACCTCGATCAGGAGTTTGAGATTATCAGAAGTAAGCTAAGCAAGAATATCTCCATGGACTACCTCGCATCTCGGGGTGAATTTCTCAACGCGAAGCTTATGGCTGAGTATCTTGGATACCAGTTTGTGGACTCTGCAGATCTTATCAGCTTCAAGTACAACGGCGATGTAGATATGGAGAAGACAGAGCAGAACTTCAAAGAAATCTTCGATGTATATAACAAAATCGTAATTCCGGGATTCTACGGAAGCCTTCCAAATGGCGATATCAAAGTATTTTCCCGAGGAGGCTCCGACGTATCAGGGGCAATCGCAGCGGCTTCACTAGACGCAGATGTGTACGAGAACTGGACCGATGTCAGCGGCATCCTGATGGTAGATCCTCGCATAGTTGAAAACCCAAAGAGCATAGCCCGCGTTACATACGCAGAGCTCAGAGAGCTTTCTTATATGGGAGCTGCGGTTCTCCATGAAGATACAGTCTTTCCTGTACGAGCTAAGGATATTCCGCTCAACATCAGAAATACCAACGAGCCTGATAACCCAGGTACTATAATCCGCGAGAGCTTCGGCGAAGATAGTCCAGAGGAAAGCAATAGATTCATCACGGGAATTACCGGCAAACGCGATTTCTCATTGATCAAGATAACAAAGGGCAATATCGGAGAGAATCTAAATACACTCCGCAAGGTTCTCAACATATGCGAGCAGCACGATGTACCTATATCGCAGATTCCTAGCGGTGTTGACAGCTTCTCAATCATCACTCCGTCATCCAAGCTCGAGCAGTGCAAGTATGATGTGCTAGCGGCTATCAAGAAGGAATGTGGAATCGATGCCGAGATTGACCAGGGTATCAGCATGATTGCTATCGTCGGCAGACAGATGGCATACAAGACAGGAATTTCCGGCAAGCTATTCGGGGCGCTAGGTGTTAACAAGATTAACATTCGTATCATCGAGCAGTGTGCGGATGAAATCAATATTATGATCGGCGTATTTAACGAAGATTTTGAAAAAGCGATTCGCGTGCTATACGAAAGCTTTGCAAAGTAG
- a CDS encoding selenium metabolism-associated LysR family transcriptional regulator, translated as MDFKQIEAFVNVVRFKSFSRAADATFFTQPTISTHISSLEKELNTKLLDRKGRTVEMTPHGQKFYQYAVEMVNARAQAIEALDNGDDNLDGVLELQTSTVPGIAFLPEIIRKFTDAHPFTQFYIEMNDSKATVESLLERRGEIGFVGEYVAEPGIEVHEIFHDRPVLLVPGTYETDKDTITLEEMSKLPLIWRENGSATRKSFEDTVASKGFDKNNFRVISRTNDLNMIMRLVANNVGASILSEKTVNKVVRSDEFKVLKIDGFDKLRSFYMITLKNVFLSPVAEAFRKFVLENAEQHK; from the coding sequence ATGGATTTTAAGCAAATTGAAGCTTTTGTAAATGTTGTTAGGTTTAAGAGCTTTAGTCGTGCGGCAGATGCGACATTCTTTACCCAGCCAACTATCAGCACGCATATCAGTTCGCTGGAGAAGGAACTCAACACTAAACTGCTTGATAGAAAGGGCAGAACTGTTGAGATGACACCTCATGGTCAGAAGTTCTATCAGTATGCAGTCGAGATGGTAAATGCTAGAGCGCAGGCTATTGAGGCACTGGATAATGGTGATGATAATCTGGACGGAGTTTTAGAGCTTCAGACTTCGACAGTGCCAGGGATTGCATTCCTGCCTGAGATTATCCGTAAGTTCACAGATGCTCATCCTTTCACTCAGTTCTACATCGAGATGAATGATAGCAAGGCAACGGTTGAAAGTCTTCTAGAGAGACGTGGGGAGATTGGTTTTGTTGGAGAGTACGTCGCTGAACCAGGTATTGAAGTACATGAAATCTTCCATGACCGCCCGGTACTGCTAGTTCCTGGTACTTATGAAACTGATAAGGATACGATTACCCTAGAGGAGATGTCGAAGCTACCGCTTATCTGGAGAGAAAACGGATCTGCTACCCGTAAGTCTTTCGAGGACACGGTTGCATCTAAGGGTTTTGATAAGAATAACTTTAGAGTTATCTCTAGAACTAATGACCTTAACATGATCATGCGTCTCGTTGCAAATAACGTTGGTGCATCGATACTTTCCGAGAAAACCGTTAACAAAGTTGTAAGGTCAGACGAATTTAAGGTTCTTAAGATAGATGGCTTCGACAAACTTCGCAGCTTCTATATGATTACACTCAAAAATGTATTTCTTTCGCCAGTTGCCGAGGCGTTTAGGAAATTCGTGCTTGAGAATGCGGAGCAGCACAAGTAG
- the selA gene encoding L-seryl-tRNA(Sec) selenium transferase — translation MKRNEVLRQIPKIDEVLKEHLFSNAFEKSGRDVVTSMARKVIDGVRAEILALSDDELEHYDVKKLSISYIADEIKDILEADEVNHLHGIINATGTILHTNLGRAPLCEDAVRNVEMVSRGYSNLEYDVKLGNRGSRHDILQELMVELTGAEDVMIVNNNASATMLVLSAMAEGHEVVVSRGELVEIGGAFRIPDIMEQSGATLHEVGTTNKTKPSDYEKAINEKTGALMKVHTSNYKIMGFTEEAELDDLVAIGKEHDIPVIFDMGNGLMVNLADYGLDEPNVPASLGTGIDVILFSGDKLLGGPQAGIIAGKRKFIEKMKKHPLARALRVDKMTFAAMEETLKKYRDTKVAMRDIPVLRMITTTHEVLLERAESLADKIRTSNSKLNVKIVDADDQIGGGSAPMVFLPGVAVAVTSDKTTTKGLERTLRKHEIPVIARIHEDELLFSVRTVLDRELDDIAAALREVE, via the coding sequence ATGAAAAGAAATGAAGTTTTACGACAGATTCCGAAGATAGATGAGGTGCTTAAAGAGCACCTCTTTTCTAATGCCTTCGAGAAAAGTGGAAGAGATGTTGTAACATCTATGGCCAGAAAGGTTATAGATGGGGTGCGTGCGGAAATTCTTGCTCTAAGCGATGATGAACTAGAGCATTATGACGTAAAGAAACTAAGCATCTCGTATATCGCTGATGAGATTAAGGATATACTCGAAGCTGACGAAGTGAATCATCTGCACGGAATAATTAACGCGACAGGAACCATCTTGCACACAAACCTCGGTAGAGCGCCACTCTGTGAAGATGCAGTGCGCAATGTAGAAATGGTTTCGCGAGGATATTCGAATCTCGAATACGATGTTAAGTTAGGAAATCGTGGTTCAAGACATGATATTCTGCAGGAACTCATGGTTGAACTTACCGGTGCTGAGGATGTCATGATCGTCAACAACAACGCATCTGCTACGATGCTTGTGCTTTCTGCTATGGCGGAGGGTCATGAGGTCGTGGTATCGAGAGGTGAGCTGGTTGAAATAGGAGGAGCGTTTAGAATTCCTGATATCATGGAGCAGAGTGGTGCGACTCTACATGAGGTCGGAACAACCAACAAGACTAAGCCTAGTGATTATGAGAAGGCGATAAATGAAAAAACTGGCGCCCTCATGAAGGTACACACCAGCAATTATAAAATCATGGGATTTACTGAAGAGGCTGAACTCGATGATTTAGTTGCTATTGGCAAGGAGCACGATATCCCGGTCATCTTCGATATGGGTAATGGACTGATGGTGAACCTCGCTGATTATGGACTTGACGAGCCTAATGTGCCTGCGTCCCTAGGTACGGGAATCGATGTCATTCTATTCAGTGGTGATAAGCTTCTCGGTGGTCCTCAAGCTGGGATTATCGCTGGAAAACGAAAGTTTATCGAGAAGATGAAGAAGCATCCTCTGGCACGTGCACTTAGAGTGGATAAGATGACTTTTGCAGCGATGGAAGAGACGTTAAAGAAATATAGGGATACAAAAGTTGCGATGCGTGATATCCCGGTGCTCCGCATGATTACGACAACTCACGAAGTTCTGCTCGAAAGAGCTGAGAGTTTAGCTGACAAGATCCGTACATCAAATAGCAAGCTCAATGTTAAAATTGTTGATGCAGATGACCAGATTGGCGGTGGGTCTGCTCCGATGGTATTTTTACCAGGTGTTGCGGTAGCTGTGACATCAGATAAAACTACTACTAAGGGACTTGAGAGGACACTTAGAAAACATGAAATTCCTGTAATCGCAAGAATTCACGAGGATGAACTGCTGTTCTCGGTAAGAACTGTGCTTGACCGCGAGCTTGATGATATAGCAGCAGCGCTAAGGGAAGTGGAATAG
- a CDS encoding ACT domain-containing protein, with product MDSRYLIVDKKILPEYFEKVVEASRLLAEGEAPDISEAVRKVEISRSTYYKYKDYVMELSAKKTSKRAIISMQLRHETGVLEKLIRVIASHSYSIWTINQSPPVNNIATIMIALNMDDATCGLEQLILDMRETEGIKKANLIGVE from the coding sequence GTGGATAGCAGATATCTAATAGTAGATAAGAAAATTCTTCCTGAATACTTTGAGAAAGTCGTTGAGGCTAGCAGGCTGCTTGCAGAAGGCGAGGCACCAGATATAAGTGAAGCGGTGCGCAAAGTGGAAATTTCACGCAGTACGTACTATAAGTACAAGGATTACGTGATGGAACTCAGCGCCAAGAAGACAAGCAAGAGGGCAATCATCTCTATGCAGCTTCGACATGAAACTGGCGTACTGGAGAAGTTAATCCGCGTGATTGCTAGTCATTCATACAGTATATGGACCATCAACCAGAGTCCGCCTGTAAATAACATTGCGACTATCATGATAGCCCTCAATATGGATGATGCAACATGTGGTCTTGAGCAACTAATACTCGACATGAGGGAGACAGAAGGTATAAAAAAAGCTAATCTTATCGGCGTAGAATAG
- a CDS encoding aspartate-semialdehyde dehydrogenase: MKEYRLGILGATGAVGQEMLKVLQEKDFPLSELRLLASKRSAGKEVQTEKYGTVVIQEATDDAFAGLDFVLGAAENDISIRFTDAIKASGATYIDNSSAYRLDDNVPLVVPEINPEDAFKHSGIIANPNCSTIITLVAINAINKLSPIKGLYASTYQAVSGAGAGGPIELFEQTKQVLDGESSSIEPKVFQHQIAFNLIPQIGGFGDNLYTSEEMKLQNEGRKILHLPELKVSCTCVRVPVERSHSISANVITEERLDLDDVRKAIAGAKGCKLVDDPESLSYPMPIDTSDQDIVFVGRIRRDLVCENGINLWCAGDQVRKGAATNAVQIAELLINA; the protein is encoded by the coding sequence ATGAAAGAATACAGATTAGGAATACTCGGTGCTACTGGTGCCGTTGGACAAGAGATGCTAAAGGTACTTCAAGAGAAAGACTTCCCTCTGTCAGAGCTCAGACTACTCGCTAGCAAGAGAAGTGCTGGCAAGGAAGTTCAAACTGAGAAGTACGGAACAGTTGTGATTCAGGAGGCAACTGATGACGCATTTGCAGGACTAGACTTCGTGCTCGGTGCTGCAGAGAACGATATTTCAATTAGATTTACCGATGCAATTAAGGCTTCAGGGGCTACGTATATTGATAATTCTAGTGCATATAGGCTCGATGATAACGTACCTCTAGTTGTTCCCGAGATCAATCCAGAGGACGCCTTTAAGCATAGTGGAATTATTGCGAACCCAAACTGCTCGACTATAATCACACTTGTTGCTATAAACGCAATCAATAAGCTCTCCCCTATCAAGGGGCTCTATGCCTCGACTTACCAGGCAGTGAGCGGAGCTGGTGCAGGTGGACCGATTGAATTATTCGAGCAGACGAAGCAGGTACTAGATGGAGAGAGTAGCTCAATAGAGCCAAAGGTATTCCAGCACCAGATCGCTTTTAATCTAATTCCGCAGATTGGTGGTTTTGGAGACAACCTTTACACTTCCGAAGAGATGAAACTTCAGAACGAAGGTCGTAAGATCCTTCACCTTCCTGAGCTAAAGGTATCTTGCACATGCGTAAGAGTTCCTGTTGAACGTTCGCACTCAATCTCTGCAAATGTAATCACAGAAGAACGACTTGATCTGGATGATGTAAGAAAGGCTATAGCAGGTGCTAAAGGCTGCAAGCTCGTAGATGATCCTGAATCACTTAGCTACCCAATGCCAATCGATACAAGCGATCAGGATATCGTATTCGTTGGACGCATCAGACGTGACCTCGTATGCGAAAATGGAATCAACCTATGGTGCGCAGGAGACCAGGTTCGTAAGGGTGCTGCAACTAACGCAGTGCAGATTGCGGAGCTGCTAATCAATGCCTAG
- a CDS encoding aminotransferase class V-fold PLP-dependent enzyme, producing the protein MIYLDNGATSFPKPQEVADAVYEYMTKVGSNINRGGYEKAYSAAEVVLETREMIDSMMNGYGARNAIFTPGNTYALNFLIKGLARTGDRFLTSHMEHNAVYRPLHQLQEDGVIEYECMPCNELGQLDLDKALDMITPDIKAVVMLHASNVSGTILPIEEIGKKCHEEGVLFIVDAAQTAGNTPIDMQKCHIDGLTVPGHKSLLGPQGIGVMLINPAIKDEIIPVISGGTGSHSDMADMPSELPDRFESGTLNLPGIFGLHAALKWVQEHFDEVRAHEEKLTARMLEGIANIKGVRLAGIPTTEGRVSVVSIDFTEEDNGICAFNLEHTYGINTRVGLHCAPLAHESLHTFPEGTVRFSIGPFNTEDEIDVALKAIEELALASNV; encoded by the coding sequence ATGATTTATCTAGATAACGGAGCTACTTCCTTCCCTAAGCCACAGGAAGTCGCTGATGCAGTCTATGAATATATGACCAAGGTGGGAAGCAACATCAACCGAGGTGGTTATGAAAAAGCTTATTCGGCTGCCGAGGTAGTCCTCGAGACCAGAGAGATGATCGACTCGATGATGAATGGATATGGCGCGCGCAATGCAATATTTACACCTGGCAACACTTATGCGCTCAACTTTTTAATAAAGGGATTAGCTCGAACAGGAGACAGATTCCTCACTAGCCACATGGAGCACAATGCAGTCTATAGACCGCTGCACCAGCTTCAGGAAGACGGTGTAATCGAGTATGAGTGCATGCCTTGCAACGAACTTGGACAGCTCGATCTTGATAAAGCTCTAGATATGATCACTCCAGATATCAAGGCTGTAGTCATGCTTCACGCTTCTAATGTGAGCGGTACCATACTTCCCATCGAAGAAATAGGAAAAAAATGTCACGAGGAAGGTGTGCTCTTCATAGTAGACGCAGCACAAACAGCGGGAAATACCCCTATCGATATGCAGAAGTGCCATATCGACGGACTTACTGTTCCAGGCCACAAATCACTTCTTGGCCCACAGGGTATCGGTGTTATGCTCATTAACCCCGCGATTAAAGATGAAATTATCCCTGTAATTTCAGGTGGTACGGGCAGTCACTCTGATATGGCTGATATGCCTTCTGAACTTCCGGATAGATTCGAGAGCGGCACTCTCAACTTGCCAGGAATCTTTGGTCTTCATGCGGCCCTTAAGTGGGTTCAAGAGCATTTTGACGAAGTCCGCGCACATGAAGAGAAGCTTACCGCTAGGATGCTAGAGGGAATCGCTAATATAAAAGGTGTAAGGCTTGCCGGAATTCCTACTACAGAAGGTAGAGTAAGCGTAGTCTCCATCGATTTTACAGAAGAAGATAACGGCATCTGTGCGTTCAATCTCGAGCATACGTATGGGATTAACACGAGAGTCGGACTCCACTGCGCACCGCTTGCGCACGAGTCTCTACATACGTTCCCAGAAGGAACGGTTAGATTCTCGATTGGACCATTCAACACCGAGGATGAAATTGACGTAGCTCTTAAGGCAATCGAGGAACTTGCGCTGGCGAGCAACGTATAG
- a CDS encoding homoserine dehydrogenase has translation MKIAILGYGVVGSGAYEVAQAAHNIEVKRVLYKRPIDELGDIVTTEYEDILKDEEIELVAECIGGLHPAYEYVSAALKSGKHVVTPNKNLVAAYWDELHDLAREHGAEFRYTASAGGGIPWLFNLQRQSRSDDILSISGIVNGTCNYILDTMHNEPVDFAEILAKAQELGYAEKDPTADIGGFDTQRKCVISANLAFGTSISEEDVPVFGIQNITAGDIKYFNEHGYTCKLLMNAGQTETGAYAYVEPTLVSRGALESSVPANNNLISLTGNHIGTLSFYGQGAGKYPTGTSVIQDVLDIENGWKFSDKSEKNDVSVDNRLEAHRYYIRENGSCKITGPLSVTEAHRLASESSDEHFFMAGIRE, from the coding sequence ATGAAGATTGCAATTCTCGGATACGGAGTAGTCGGAAGCGGCGCATACGAAGTCGCACAGGCTGCTCATAATATAGAAGTAAAACGCGTGCTCTACAAGAGGCCGATAGATGAACTCGGAGATATCGTAACTACTGAGTACGAAGATATTTTGAAGGATGAGGAGATTGAGCTAGTTGCAGAGTGCATAGGTGGTCTCCACCCAGCATACGAATATGTATCTGCTGCTCTTAAGAGTGGCAAGCACGTAGTAACACCTAACAAGAACCTGGTTGCAGCATACTGGGACGAACTACACGATCTCGCTAGAGAGCATGGAGCTGAATTCCGCTACACGGCTTCTGCTGGCGGCGGCATCCCATGGCTTTTCAATCTTCAGCGCCAGTCGAGAAGTGATGACATTTTATCTATAAGCGGTATCGTCAACGGCACATGCAATTACATTCTGGATACTATGCATAACGAGCCAGTTGATTTTGCAGAGATCCTTGCAAAGGCACAGGAGCTCGGATATGCAGAGAAGGATCCGACTGCGGATATCGGAGGTTTCGATACACAGCGCAAGTGCGTGATTTCAGCGAACCTCGCCTTTGGCACAAGTATTTCCGAAGAAGATGTACCTGTGTTCGGAATTCAGAATATCACAGCTGGAGACATCAAGTATTTCAACGAACACGGATACACTTGTAAGCTTCTCATGAATGCAGGTCAAACCGAAACAGGTGCTTACGCATACGTTGAGCCTACCCTTGTTAGTAGAGGCGCACTCGAGTCCAGCGTTCCAGCGAATAACAACCTCATCAGCCTGACGGGAAATCACATCGGTACACTCAGTTTCTACGGACAAGGTGCTGGCAAGTACCCTACCGGAACTTCAGTGATTCAGGATGTGCTGGATATTGAAAACGGCTGGAAGTTCTCAGACAAGAGTGAGAAGAACGATGTATCTGTTGACAACAGACTTGAAGCTCATAGATATTACATAAGGGAAAACGGTTCATGCAAGATTACAGGGCCACTAAGCGTTACCGAGGCACACAGATTAGCCTCCGAGAGCAGTGACGAGCATTTCTTCATGGCAGGAATAAGGGAGTAG
- the selB gene encoding selenocysteine-specific translation elongation factor — MKNVIIGTAGHVDHGKTQLIKALSGIDTDRLSEEKKRGITIELGFAHIDNDAGYNIGVIDVPGHEKFIKNMLAGIGGVDFVLFVVAADEGIMPQTKEHFEILQALGIDDGIIAITKKDMVDEEWLEMLVEDVKEYFKGSFLEGKPMIAVSSKTGENIDVLKAEILKKCDRESKRREEPELFRLPIDRVFSMQGFGTVVTGTLVDGVLKLNDDLNIYPEELPVKVRGIQTYGNDTDEAVAGQRTAVNLSGVKKENVLRGSVLAASGAVTVTNMLDVEMSIFNSSDRQILNNSRVHLYTGSKEVLAKVIIMDRDVMVSGDKTFVQLRLEEPIAVRRGDKFIIRFYSPVITVGGGRVLDSNPEKHKRNRDDVLADFEILAAGDIGDIIHLKSGKWKYYKEEELRQELGLTTSEIKQAIKSLADQGRVVILADGSIVNEDKLKILEDTVSKIIEEYHSQNPMVDGIPKRELLSRIKEYRHIEDDKLGQAIISKFLDSGMLEDKEKTISVAGFKVEFSDEQLALMDDIKKMYYKAGVETIKNEDIYELAGNKDIASAIQNELVSRGEIFKLDASYYIDTKAWDIATATVRELGTEKPEGFTLADYRDKLEISRKYASILLSALDKYGITVFNGECRKAIK, encoded by the coding sequence ATGAAGAACGTAATTATTGGCACAGCTGGTCACGTCGATCACGGCAAGACGCAGCTGATTAAAGCTCTTTCTGGTATCGATACAGATAGACTATCCGAAGAGAAGAAGCGTGGAATTACCATCGAACTCGGGTTTGCTCACATAGATAATGATGCAGGCTATAATATCGGTGTAATTGATGTGCCAGGGCATGAGAAATTTATCAAAAATATGCTTGCTGGAATCGGTGGTGTTGACTTCGTGTTATTTGTAGTTGCAGCAGATGAAGGTATCATGCCACAGACTAAAGAGCATTTTGAAATATTGCAAGCGCTCGGAATCGATGATGGCATCATCGCAATCACCAAAAAGGATATGGTGGACGAGGAGTGGCTTGAGATGCTAGTCGAGGATGTAAAGGAATATTTTAAGGGCTCTTTTCTTGAGGGAAAACCCATGATAGCTGTTTCATCCAAGACAGGCGAAAACATCGATGTTCTGAAAGCAGAAATATTAAAGAAATGTGACCGTGAGTCAAAGAGGCGCGAGGAGCCTGAGCTATTCAGACTGCCTATAGATAGAGTTTTTTCTATGCAGGGATTTGGAACTGTCGTCACAGGAACTCTAGTGGATGGTGTGTTAAAACTCAATGATGACCTGAATATATATCCTGAGGAATTGCCTGTGAAGGTAAGAGGAATCCAGACTTATGGCAACGATACTGATGAGGCGGTTGCTGGACAGCGAACGGCTGTGAACCTATCTGGTGTTAAGAAGGAAAATGTGCTTAGAGGCTCTGTATTAGCTGCATCAGGTGCCGTTACTGTGACCAATATGCTCGACGTGGAGATGAGCATTTTTAACAGCAGCGATAGGCAGATATTAAATAACAGCAGAGTTCATCTATATACCGGCAGCAAAGAAGTTTTAGCAAAGGTTATTATCATGGACAGAGATGTTATGGTGAGTGGAGATAAGACTTTTGTGCAGCTAAGGCTCGAAGAACCCATAGCGGTAAGAAGAGGAGATAAATTTATCATAAGGTTCTATTCGCCGGTTATTACAGTTGGTGGTGGCAGGGTGCTTGATTCAAATCCTGAGAAACATAAGAGAAACCGTGACGATGTCTTAGCTGACTTCGAGATACTTGCTGCTGGCGATATAGGAGATATCATTCATCTAAAGTCCGGGAAGTGGAAATATTACAAAGAAGAGGAGCTTAGGCAGGAGCTTGGACTCACGACTTCTGAAATAAAACAAGCTATTAAATCACTCGCCGACCAAGGCAGGGTGGTAATACTTGCAGATGGCTCTATCGTAAACGAGGATAAGTTAAAAATACTCGAGGATACTGTTTCAAAGATAATCGAAGAGTATCATAGCCAGAATCCTATGGTAGATGGGATCCCTAAGAGAGAGCTGCTAAGCAGGATTAAGGAGTATCGCCATATCGAGGATGATAAGCTAGGGCAGGCGATTATTTCTAAGTTCTTAGATTCGGGTATGCTCGAGGACAAGGAGAAGACGATTTCGGTTGCAGGTTTCAAGGTTGAGTTCTCAGATGAGCAGCTTGCCCTGATGGATGATATTAAGAAAATGTATTATAAAGCTGGCGTCGAAACGATTAAAAATGAAGATATATATGAACTCGCAGGTAACAAAGATATTGCTAGCGCCATTCAAAATGAGCTCGTGTCACGAGGAGAGATCTTTAAACTCGATGCAAGCTACTATATCGATACCAAAGCATGGGATATAGCAACTGCAACTGTACGTGAACTTGGAACTGAAAAGCCAGAAGGATTCACTCTCGCTGATTATCGAGATAAGCTTGAAATTTCAAGGAAATACGCCTCTATCTTATTATCCGCACTTGACAAGTACGGTATAACAGTGTTTAATGGAGAGTGCCGAAAGGCGATAAAATAG
- the thrC gene encoding threonine synthase, which yields MLNYISTRDVNHKVSSSQAVLDGLAKDGGLYVPEDLSELKLDYKEVIAEDYRGMAKKVFGKFFPDYGEELIDSIVTRSYKDKFTAEEITPLVSVDGRYILELFCGPTCAFKDVALSALPNLMSEAAKLNDFKDEILILTATSGDTGSAALHGFSNVTGIRIAVFYPDKGISETQRLQMVTQSGANTKAFGVRGNFDDAQTGVKRLFQEIPRPCEGVSLSSANSINIGRLVPQVVYYFAAYKSLVDAGEIKIGDAVDYTVPTGNFGDIMAGYLAKQMGLPVGKLVCASNKNDVLTEFLETGHYNKKREFYKTSSPSMDILVSSNLERLLFFVCGADKTKEYMKSLAETGEYQISEDELSKIKRDFLGYACSDEEGAAAIGRLFKDASYVMDTHTAIAWAASDKYLRDCGLQTKNVVLSTASPYKFTGSVLAALGEEASGDDKADMERLSEITGTEIPGPLSAIFEKEVKHRDIIDVDEMMDEVKKYASEGKE from the coding sequence ATGTTGAATTATATAAGCACAAGAGATGTGAATCACAAGGTTTCTTCGTCACAGGCAGTACTCGATGGACTTGCTAAAGACGGGGGACTTTACGTTCCAGAAGATTTATCCGAACTAAAGCTAGATTATAAAGAGGTAATAGCCGAGGACTATCGTGGCATGGCTAAAAAGGTGTTCGGGAAGTTCTTTCCTGATTATGGAGAAGAATTGATAGATTCTATCGTCACGAGAAGCTACAAGGATAAGTTCACAGCAGAAGAGATTACTCCTCTAGTAAGTGTAGATGGTAGATATATACTAGAACTCTTCTGCGGGCCTACTTGTGCGTTTAAGGATGTTGCGCTCTCTGCGCTTCCTAACCTAATGTCAGAGGCAGCAAAGCTCAATGATTTTAAGGATGAGATCCTAATACTTACAGCTACGAGCGGAGATACGGGCAGCGCTGCACTTCATGGATTTTCAAATGTCACAGGGATTAGAATAGCAGTATTCTATCCAGATAAGGGCATATCCGAGACTCAGCGTCTACAGATGGTAACTCAATCAGGCGCTAATACCAAGGCGTTCGGAGTGAGAGGAAACTTCGACGATGCTCAGACAGGGGTTAAGAGATTATTCCAGGAGATTCCAAGACCTTGCGAAGGAGTTTCGCTGTCGAGCGCTAACTCCATCAATATAGGAAGGCTAGTTCCGCAGGTGGTATATTATTTCGCAGCTTATAAGAGTCTTGTGGATGCAGGCGAGATTAAGATAGGTGATGCAGTTGATTACACAGTTCCGACTGGAAACTTTGGAGATATCATGGCTGGGTACCTCGCTAAGCAGATGGGGCTCCCGGTTGGAAAGTTAGTTTGCGCCTCCAACAAGAACGATGTTCTTACAGAATTCCTCGAGACGGGGCATTACAATAAGAAAAGAGAATTTTATAAGACATCATCACCTTCTATGGATATTCTCGTATCAAGTAACCTTGAGAGGCTACTATTCTTCGTGTGCGGTGCCGATAAGACTAAAGAGTACATGAAGTCTCTTGCTGAAACTGGAGAGTATCAGATAAGCGAAGATGAGCTATCTAAGATCAAGAGAGATTTCCTAGGCTATGCTTGCTCGGATGAAGAGGGGGCAGCTGCTATCGGGAGGCTGTTTAAGGATGCGAGCTACGTCATGGATACACACACTGCCATCGCGTGGGCTGCATCAGACAAGTATTTGAGAGATTGTGGGCTACAAACAAAGAATGTGGTTCTATCAACCGCTTCACCTTATAAGTTTACGGGTTCAGTGCTTGCGGCACTCGGAGAAGAAGCATCAGGAGATGATAAGGCAGATATGGAGAGATTATCTGAAATTACTGGCACAGAGATTCCTGGTCCTCTTAGTGCGATATTTGAAAAGGAAGTTAAGCACAGGGATATCATCGATGTGGACGAGATGATGGATGAAGTTAAAAAATATGCTAGTGAAGGCAAGGAGTAG